The following DNA comes from Verrucomicrobiota bacterium.
CAAATCCGCCCCGCGCGGCACCAGCCGATACGATTTCTGATAGCTGTCGAGCGGGTAGGCGAAATCGGTCGTGCCATTCACAAAAAGGATCGGGCAACGCACCTCAGGCAGATGTCTTGAAGGCTCGAAATATTTCACCCAGCGGTCGCGTCGTTCCGGGCTCATCTTCGCGAATCGGGAATCCACCCAAGCGCTGTTTTCGTGGATGAACCCGCAGCCATAAACCGGCACCGCCACTTTGAGCCGGTCGTCAATCCCGGCGATGATGCACGTCAGATAACCGCCCCAACTGATCCCGGTGATACCGATGCGGGTCGCATCAACTTCTTTTTGCGCCGCCAGAAGCGAGTGCCCGCGCAAGACTGCCGCCACCGCGTGGTAGGTCCACATGTCTCGCGCGTCACCGTCGTTGAAATCTCGGAACTTGCTCCCGTCATCCTGGTCCGGCCCACTGTCGGGCGAACGCTGGCCGTCCGGTCCGCGCCCGGACAAATCCATCGCGAGCGCCACATAACCGCGCTCGGCCCAGAGCGTGGACCATTCGGCGAACGCTTTGCCACCGCCGCCGTGCACGAGCAGAATCGCGGGAAAAGGGCCGGCGCCGGTTGCGGGCCTTCCCACGTAGCCGAAAACGCGGGTCGATTTGCCGCGGAACGGCTCTCCTTCATACCAGACTTGCTGGACGAAACCTGTGCGTTGGCGCCACGTCGCGTGTGGAGGAATCTTGAGCGTCGCAACGTTCCACAACCCGGTGAAGCGATCGTCGCGGTGTGGGGTGACGCAACTCGCGAAAGTGAGCAGCAGAACTGTTGGAAGAACAGGAATGGATTTCACGATCCGAATCGTAACGAACCGTTTTGGATCGCGCAGTCAAAATGCTTTTCGCGTCGGCGAACGACGATACAATTCGCCGCATGCTTCTCAGGAACCAATCGGTAGGGCGAGCCTGTCCCCAGCGAGCCGAGTCGGACGTGTTCCACGCCCGTGGATCGGCTCGCCAGGACGGACTCGCCCTACCATGTTCATGGGGCGAGAGCATGGTCATCAGACCAAAATCACTTCCGACGAACCCACCCTTTCACCTCTCCAAGGAGGGGCGCTGGCTAACGGCTCTTCAAAGGGAGCTCCCCTCCTGGGAAGGGTGCGGCGTGG
Coding sequences within:
- a CDS encoding acetylxylan esterase; the protein is MRIVKSIPVLPTVLLLTFASCVTPHRDDRFTGLWNVATLKIPPHATWRQRTGFVQQVWYEGEPFRGKSTRVFGYVGRPATGAGPFPAILLVHGGGGKAFAEWSTLWAERGYVALAMDLSGRGPDGQRSPDSGPDQDDGSKFRDFNDGDARDMWTYHAVAAVLRGHSLLAAQKEVDATRIGITGISWGGYLTCIIAGIDDRLKVAVPVYGCGFIHENSAWVDSRFAKMSPERRDRWVKYFEPSRHLPEVRCPILFVNGTTDFAYPLDSYQKSYRLVPRGADLCVKVGMKHGHKEGWSIPEIDWFVDSVLKQGTPLPRVGRMECSAGEARVTFRSELPMTKAELHYTTDSGPWQKRNWQSRDAELRGRTARANIPPERPLVVFMTVTDQRGAVASTEHMELK